Genomic window (Propionibacteriaceae bacterium ZF39):
GACGGCTCAGCTCGACGACTACATCCTGCCCAGACTGGCCACCATCGACGCTCCACTCCTTGCGGTCGTCGGCGGCTCGACCGGTGCGGGCAAGTCGACTCTGGTCAACTCCCTGGTCGGCCGGGTCGTCACGAGGCCCGGGGTGATCCGGCCCACGACCAAGGCACCCGTGCTCGTCCATCACAGCCGCGATCGGCACTGGTTCGACAACGAGCGCATCCTGCCCGGGCTCTCCCGCACGACCGGTCAGTCCAACGATCAGCGTGAGTTGCAGCTCGTGACCGAGGACACGATCCCGCCCGGGCTGGCGATCCTGGACGCACCCGACGTCGACTCCGTCGTGGAGGAGAACCGTCGACTTGCGGCCCAGCTGCTCGCCGCCGCCGACCTGTGGCTGTTCGTCACGTCCGCGGCTCGGTACGCCGACGCCGTGCCGTGGGAGTTCCTGCTGCATGCCGCGGAGCGCAGCGCCGCCGTCGCCGTGGTGCTCGATCGCGTACCTCCGGCCGCCATGGGCGATATCCCCGCCCACCTCGGCCAGATGATGACCGAGCGCGGTCTCGGCAACTCGCCCCTGTTCGCCGTGCCGGAGACCACGGTCGACGAGGAAGGACTGCTGCCCGACTCCGCCGTATCGCCGATCCGCACCTGGCTCGCCACCCTCGCCGCCGATGCTGCGACCCGCCAACAGGTCGTGCACCAGACGCTCGACGGGGCGATCGGGGCGCTCACCGCGCGTACGCCTGCGCTCACCGCAGCCCTCGACGACCAGCACGGAATCCTGGCGCAGCTGCGCGAGGACGCCGACAAGTCGTACGCCGAGGCCGTGCGCGCCGTGAACGTGCAGACCGCCGACGGCACCCTGCTGCGCGGCGAGGTGCTCACCCGCTGGCACGACTTCGTCGGCACAGGCGAGATCTTCCGCGTCCTCGACCAGAAGATCGGCTGGCTGCGCGACCGGGTGCTGAATTTCTTCCGGGGTACGCCGGCCGGCGCCGAGAAGGTCACCGTCGCCGTGGAGTCGGGTCTCGAGGCACTGCTCCGCGAGGAGGGGGAGGCAGCCGCCGAGCGTGCCGAAGCGGCCTGGCGCGGCAACCCGGCCGGGCGGGCATTGCTCGATCAGGTCAAGGGTGACCTGTCGCGCTCCTCGCGGGACTATGCGTCGGATGCCGCCCGGACCATCCGCGACTGGCAGAGCGCCGTCCTCGACATCGTGGCCGACGAAGGCATGGAGAAGCGGTCCCAGGCACGCTTCCTCGCGTTCGGCGTCAACACGATCGGCGTGGCGCTCATGATCGTCGTGTTCGCGTACACAGGCGGCCTCACCGGTGCCGAGGTCGGCGTCGCCGGCGGCACTGCGGCCCTGGCTCAGCGCGTGCTGGAGGCGGTGTTCGGTGACGATGCCGTACGCCGGCTGGCCAAGAAAGCGAAGGCCGACCTCGACGGACGGGTGGAGGGCCTGATGGCAGCGGAACTGCGGCGCTTCCACGAAATCCTCGACGCCATCGAGGTCGACCCCGACCGCGCCGAAGCGATCCGGAAGGCCACCGCTGCCGTCGAGGCGGCACGCTCCGGAGACGGACTGCCGACGCCCGAGGGCGGCGTCGCGGCCGAGTTGGCTCCGGAGGACCTGCCGGAGCGCCAGCGCGTCGAGCTGCGGATCGCCGAGGAGCGGGCGGCGGCCGAGCGGGACGGGCTTCCGCATCGAGCCGCGCCGGCCGAGCTCGGAACGGGCGAGCAGGTCGGGGCTCCCTATGGTCTCGAGGCTGCGCCGGGTGATGTGGTGGATGCCGAGATTGTCGAACCGGTGCGACGTGAGGAGGACCGCTGATGGCGCGCGACAAGGCGGGTCGTGACCTCGGTGCCCGGTTGCGGGCCCTGCGGCAGGCCGCCGAAAATGCCCGCGGACGCGTCGATGACGATCTCGTCGACGATGCGCTGGCCGTGGTCGATCGGGCCGGCCGCCGACTCGAAGTGTCCGGTGATGCCACGGTGGTCGCGCTGGGCGGGGCAACCGGGTCCGGGAAGTCCTCGACGTTCAACGCGCTGTCCGGCACCGATCTGGCGGTCTCGGGCGTACGCCGGCCCACAACGAAACGCACCCTCGCGCTGAGCTTCGGGGCCGACGCCGCGGAGGACCTGCTCGACTGGCTCGAGATTCCCAATCGGCATCAGGCACCGGCGGGCAAGACGTCGGAAGCGATGAGCGGGTTGGTGCTGCTTGATCTGCCCGACCACGACTCCACCGAGGTGAGCCACCGGCAGGAGGTCGACCGGCTCGTCGAGCTGGTGGACATGCTGATCTGGGTGGTGGACCCGCAGAAGTACGCCGATGCGGCCCTCCATGACGGCTATCTCAAGCCTTTGGCGCGCTATGCGCCCGTCATGATGGTGGTCCTCAACCAGATCGACCGGCTGACTCCGGCGGAGCGAGACCGGTGCTTGACTGATCTGCGGCGGCTGTTGGACTCCGAGGGTCTCGAACAGGTCGAGATTGCCGCGATCAGTGCGACGACGGGGGAGGGCGTCGAGCAGCTGCGCACCCGTCTCCGCAAGCGGGTGGCGGCGAAGAAGACCGCCGCCCAGCGGCTGGTCACGGATGTCGATCGCGTGGCGGAGAGGCTCGCTGCGGCGACCGGGTCCGCGCCGTCGGAGCAGGTGTCGAAGGAGACCGCGCAGCGGCTCAACAGGGCGCTCGCATTGGCTGCGGGCGTACCCGTGGTGTCGGAGGCCGTCGGCAAAGCCTGGCGCCACCGCGGCGGCATCGCCACCGGCTGGCCCGCACTGGCCTGGATCGCGAGGTTCCGCCCGGATCCACTGCGCCGACTGCATCTCGATCGCTGGGGTTTGGGCGGCAAGAAGAAGGAGATCGATCCCGCGCGCGTGTCCCGGACCTCGTTGCCGGCGACCACATCGGTGCAGCAGGCGCGGGTGGATTCGGCGATCCGCGACCTCGCCGATGAGGCGGCCCAGGGCCTGCCGCGGGGCTGGGCGCAGGCCGTACGCGATGCGTCCCGGACCCACCAGGCCGTGCTGCCCGATCAGCTGGATCGCGCGATCGCCACGACTGATCTCGGACTGGATCGCGACCATGGCTGGTGGACGTTCGTCAAGGTGCTCCAGTGGCTGCTGATCGCTGTGGTCGTGGCCGGGTTGGGCTGGTTGGCGGTGGCGTTCGTGATGCTCTATCTGCAGCTTCCGCCGCTGCCCGAAATCCGCTGGTGGGGTCTGCCGGCCCCGACCGTGTTGTTGGTCGGCGGGGTGCTGGCCGGACTCCTCGTGGCCCTGATCTCCCGGATCGGGGTGGAGGTCGGGGCGCGGCGGGCCGAACGCCGGGCGAGGGGCGCGTTGGTGTCTGCCATCGCCGGCGTGACCCGCGAGCGGGTGGTCGAGCCCGTCAACGAGGAACTCGATCGCTATGACTTCGTTCGGACCCAACTGGCCCGGGCCCTGGGCTGAGTTCATGGGAGGCCTGTCGGGCTGAGTTGTCCACAGCCCGGGAGCGACCCGGAGCGCTGTCCACAGGCCAGGGACGGGTGTGAACGATCCGGCTTCTGCCTGCGCACTGTGGTGGCACGTGCCATCGACTGCAAAGGACAGGACCATGGATTCAATCGTCAGCGTGAACGGACGTCTCGGAACCAACGTCGACTACCGGGCCGGTGAGGACCGCAAGCCCTATGCGAGTTTTCGACTCGCCTACAGCCCACGGCTGCGCAGGGCGGACGGAAGCTGGGAGGACGGGCCCACCAACTGGGTCACGGTGAAATGCTGGAACATGCTCGCCACCAACGCTGACATGAGCCTCAGCAAAGGCCAGCCGGTCGTGGTGGTCGGCAAGCTTCGGGTGAAGGACTACGCGAACGAGAACGGGGTCGTGCGTTACGACACGATCATCGAGGCCCAGAGCATCGGCCACGACCTGAACCTGGGCGTCAGCCGCTATGTCAGGCTCGAGCGCGAGCGCGTCGAGTCCGATCCGGCCGCCATGGACGCCCCGAAGCCGGAGGAGGGATCGGCGTATGACGAGGACGGTCCCGCCGACGACTACACGATGGAGCACGTGATGGAGGGGTACGCCGAGCCGGTGGGGTGACATTCGGCGCGGGCCGGGGCGCTGGGGCGTACGCGGGGCGTCAGGGGGTCTTCCCCGAATCGCCGGGCGGTGCCTTGGTCAGCCCTGCCTCGCGCAGGATGTCGACGATGGTGTCTGCGACAACTTCGCGACACGTACGCCCGTCGGGCGTGCGTGACCGGGAGAGATACGAGCCGCGCCCGAGATGGCCCATGGCCCCGACGGTGCGGATCGTGATGCGGCCGTCGTCGACTGCGCGAGCCCAGAAGGTGTTGGAGCGGCCCGGCCATCGGCCCGGGAAGAGAGCGCCGATGCCCTGCACCCAGTCGCGGGTGCCCTTGATGTGCCAGACGTGGGTGATGCGATCGAGTCCGGGGTCGGAGGTGATCACGCCACCGAGTGACAAGAGATAGACGGGCATGCCCGCCCCGGTCAGATACCAGGCGGCGCTCAACGCGATCTGGGCTCCGCCACTCCAGCCGAACAGGACGACGGGCCGGCCGCATCCGGGGCGATAGCCCGAAGCCTGCAGCCGATCCCAGATCACGCCGGCGACCCCGAGCGAATACATCGGGCCGTAGCGGTCGTCGGCCGAGACCGCGAACTGGAGGACATTGCGCAGATAGACGAGAAACTGGAGCACGCTGGTGAATCGGCCCCGACCCCATCGCTCGATGAGTCGCCACCACCAGGAGGACCACCGACCGGACAGCAGGGGCAGGTTGGAGGGCGAATAGGGATAGACATCGCTGATCAGCAGGGTGTCCGGCATCCGGGTGCGGAGATCGTCCAGCAGAGGGCCCTCGCCTTCGGGACTGACCTCGTGGTCGACGGCTCCCACGCCGGAGAGATAGACCACATAGCAGCTGCGGTCGTCGAGCTGCGGCAGCGTCGCCGAGCGGGCCACCTCGATCGATCTCCGGATGTCACGCAACGCCGCCGCCGTCTCGCGGGATTCGCGCGCACCCTGGGTCGCCCACCAGCGCAGGGCCTCGAAAGGAGCGAACAACAGGGCCAGAACCAGCGCGACGCCCAGTGTCATGAGGAGGGGAGTGATCACGGGCGGTCCTTCTCGGCCGACGTCACCATCTCGAGGAGGAACGTGGTGTCCAGGTGCAGGGGTCGGCCCGTGACGCGCCGCCAGATCCGGTCCCGGGTTGAGGCAAGGAGGGGGCCGAGCAGGTTGCCGACCAGGAGAGTGCCGAGCCAGGCGACCAGGACCAGTCCGGCCGCCGCCCAGAACCCGACCTGGAAGGTGGCCGCCACGATGGCCCACAGGACCAGGAGGCTCCAGACGGACAACAGCCGGTTGATCGCCGGGCCGAGCAGAGGGATGGCGGTCAGGAACCCGAACACCAGGGGTGCGGACGAGAGCACGACGACCTTGGTGATCTCGAGGGCGGTCCAGGGCTCGGGGAAGATGAGTTGGCCGAGCCCCCAGAGCAGCAGCCCCTCGACCGCATGGGTGGCCAGGATCCCGATCGTGGCGAACAACAGGCTGATCACGAGGGCCCATCGGCGGATCCGGTTGGCCAGGAGGACGACGCTCTGGCCGACCAGAGTGGCTGCGGCTGCCCCGACCGCGATCAGAATAAGCGGAACCCAGGAGGTTTCGGGCGCGAGGACGATCGTCACGTCCGGGCTGAAACGAAGGGCGTTCCATCCGAGGAACCAGCTCATGGCGAACTGGTCGGCGAGGAAGCGCACGACGTCCACAGCGGTCCTGTCGTTCGGGGAATCGACACCGACACCCTAGAGTCTCAGGCGATCGAGAGCGGGAAGGCCCACGTGATGCTTCCACCCTTCTGGACCACAGCCGAGGACGATGTCGAGGACCCCATCGGGCGACGGCGCCGGATCATCCTCACCCTGGTGATCGGTGGAATCATCGGCTTCCTGATGGCGGGGGTCTGGGGGCCGGGATCGACCCTGGGTCGTGAAATGCGGGGCGACGCCCTCCTGGGCGAGAAGGTCCATGGCCACCTTCGGGGAAATGCGGGTTTTCGTTCGCTCCAAGTGGTCGAAATCGACCGGGAAGGGATCCGGGAGGCCGGGCTCGGTCCCGATCAGGGCCACTGGGAAGCCGGCACCCTCACCGTCACCTTCCTCGGTCACCTCCTTGCGGACGCGGTCTCCCGCGGCGAGGTCCGCGCCGACGACACCCTGGCTACCCATCTGCCCGAACTTGCCGGGTCACCGGTCGGCGACCTGACCTTGACGGAGGTGGCCACCCAGCGTGCCGGCCTGCCCCGGCAACTGCCCGGCGAGTCCGCCCGCTCGATTCCGGCTGCCCTGTTCGGAATCGATCCGTACGCCGGCACCACCCCGGAGAAGTTGCTCACCGAGGCCCGGGAGCTGTCCCTCGAGAACCCGGGTGTCTATGCCCACTCCCAGGTGGGGGCTGCGCTGCTGGGTGAGGCGCTCACCCGGGCCGCCCGGCAGCCCGACTGGCCGACTCTGGCGCGCGTGCGGCTCTTCGAGCCCCTGGGCATGCGGGAGACCACCATCGCCACGAGCCGGGATCTGATCCCGGCCGATGCGGTGCCCGGACACCGGCCCAACGGCCACCGCGTACGCGCATCCGCGTCTTCCGGGGCAGCGCCCGCCGGATGTTGCACCTGGACCACGGCTGCCGATCTCGGTCGTTATGCCCAGGCGTTGCTTTCCGGTCAGGTGCCCGGGGCCTCTGCGCTCGAACCGGTGGCCGACGGAACGGCGCCCTCGCGCGTGGGCTATTTCTGGCTCGTGTCGCCGGGTCCGAAGGAGCAGACCCTCACCTGGCATTTCGGGGGCACAGCCGGATCCAGCAGCTTCCTCGCTCTCGACCGGGACGCCGGCCGCGCCGTCATCGTGCTGAGCAATACCAGCCAGCCGGTCGACCGGCTCGGCGCCGGATTGATCGCCGATGACAAGCCTCCGGCCGCCACCCCCAATCCGATGGACCTGCTCAGCGCGCTGGTGCTCGTGGCTGTCGTTGTCTGGACTGTGCGGCGGGTGCTGGCGGCGACGCGGCGGTCGCAGCTGGTCAGGGCGGCCCTCGACTTCGCGTCCGTCGTGCTCCTCACGGCTCTGCTCGCGGACTGGGTGACAGTGCCGGGTTGGTTCCACGGGCTCGCCCTGGGCGTCGGGGCGGGGGCGCTGCTGCTCGGGCTCCGCCGGGGCCGGGAACTGCCGTGGGCGACGGGTCACCCGAAGGCTGACCGGGTCCAGGTCATCATCAGCGCGGCCGTCCTGATGGTGGTGCTGGTCTTGATAGTGGTCTGAGGGGTCCCAGCTGGCATACTGAGGGCCGCTGAAATCCCTAGACCTGATGAGGTAGTGGCTGCATGCCCGAGTTCGTGTACACGATGCACAACGTGCGGAAGACCGTCGGCGACAAGGTGATCCTCGACAACGTCACCCTTTCTTTCTTCGAGGGCGCCAAGATCGGCGTCGTCGGCCCCAACGGTGCCGGCAAGTCCACCATGCTCAAGGTGATGGCCGGTCTGGAGACCCCCGGCAACGGCGACGCGATGCTTGCCAAGGGCAAGACCGTCGGCATCCTCCTCCAGGAGCCGCCGCTGACCGAGGGCAAGACCGTCATCGAGAACATCGAAGAGGCTGTCGGCGAGATCAAGAAGAAGCTCGACCGCTTCAACGAGATCGGTGAGCTGATGGGCGAACCCGATGCCGACTTCGATGCGCTCATGGAAGAAATGGGCGACCTCCAGACCGAGCTCGATCACGCCAACGCGTGGGACATCGACTCCCAGCTCCAGCAGGCGATGGACGCGCTGCGTTGCCCGCCGCCGGACACGATCGTCGACGTTCTGTCGGGCGGCGAGCGCCGTCGCGTGGCGCTCTGCAAGCTGCTGCTGCAGCAGCCCGACCTGCTGCTCCTCGAC
Coding sequences:
- a CDS encoding dynamin family protein, whose protein sequence is MASSRLQEALTELRQAVASAQLPLQLPGTDEQARAVREMTAQLDDYILPRLATIDAPLLAVVGGSTGAGKSTLVNSLVGRVVTRPGVIRPTTKAPVLVHHSRDRHWFDNERILPGLSRTTGQSNDQRELQLVTEDTIPPGLAILDAPDVDSVVEENRRLAAQLLAAADLWLFVTSAARYADAVPWEFLLHAAERSAAVAVVLDRVPPAAMGDIPAHLGQMMTERGLGNSPLFAVPETTVDEEGLLPDSAVSPIRTWLATLAADAATRQQVVHQTLDGAIGALTARTPALTAALDDQHGILAQLREDADKSYAEAVRAVNVQTADGTLLRGEVLTRWHDFVGTGEIFRVLDQKIGWLRDRVLNFFRGTPAGAEKVTVAVESGLEALLREEGEAAAERAEAAWRGNPAGRALLDQVKGDLSRSSRDYASDAARTIRDWQSAVLDIVADEGMEKRSQARFLAFGVNTIGVALMIVVFAYTGGLTGAEVGVAGGTAALAQRVLEAVFGDDAVRRLAKKAKADLDGRVEGLMAAELRRFHEILDAIEVDPDRAEAIRKATAAVEAARSGDGLPTPEGGVAAELAPEDLPERQRVELRIAEERAAAERDGLPHRAAPAELGTGEQVGAPYGLEAAPGDVVDAEIVEPVRREEDR
- a CDS encoding single-stranded DNA-binding protein — its product is MDSIVSVNGRLGTNVDYRAGEDRKPYASFRLAYSPRLRRADGSWEDGPTNWVTVKCWNMLATNADMSLSKGQPVVVVGKLRVKDYANENGVVRYDTIIEAQSIGHDLNLGVSRYVRLERERVESDPAAMDAPKPEEGSAYDEDGPADDYTMEHVMEGYAEPVG
- a CDS encoding serine hydrolase domain-containing protein, whose translation is MLPPFWTTAEDDVEDPIGRRRRIILTLVIGGIIGFLMAGVWGPGSTLGREMRGDALLGEKVHGHLRGNAGFRSLQVVEIDREGIREAGLGPDQGHWEAGTLTVTFLGHLLADAVSRGEVRADDTLATHLPELAGSPVGDLTLTEVATQRAGLPRQLPGESARSIPAALFGIDPYAGTTPEKLLTEARELSLENPGVYAHSQVGAALLGEALTRAARQPDWPTLARVRLFEPLGMRETTIATSRDLIPADAVPGHRPNGHRVRASASSGAAPAGCCTWTTAADLGRYAQALLSGQVPGASALEPVADGTAPSRVGYFWLVSPGPKEQTLTWHFGGTAGSSSFLALDRDAGRAVIVLSNTSQPVDRLGAGLIADDKPPAATPNPMDLLSALVLVAVVVWTVRRVLAATRRSQLVRAALDFASVVLLTALLADWVTVPGWFHGLALGVGAGALLLGLRRGRELPWATGHPKADRVQVIISAAVLMVVLVLIVV
- a CDS encoding GTPase, which gives rise to MARDKAGRDLGARLRALRQAAENARGRVDDDLVDDALAVVDRAGRRLEVSGDATVVALGGATGSGKSSTFNALSGTDLAVSGVRRPTTKRTLALSFGADAAEDLLDWLEIPNRHQAPAGKTSEAMSGLVLLDLPDHDSTEVSHRQEVDRLVELVDMLIWVVDPQKYADAALHDGYLKPLARYAPVMMVVLNQIDRLTPAERDRCLTDLRRLLDSEGLEQVEIAAISATTGEGVEQLRTRLRKRVAAKKTAAQRLVTDVDRVAERLAAATGSAPSEQVSKETAQRLNRALALAAGVPVVSEAVGKAWRHRGGIATGWPALAWIARFRPDPLRRLHLDRWGLGGKKKEIDPARVSRTSLPATTSVQQARVDSAIRDLADEAAQGLPRGWAQAVRDASRTHQAVLPDQLDRAIATTDLGLDRDHGWWTFVKVLQWLLIAVVVAGLGWLAVAFVMLYLQLPPLPEIRWWGLPAPTVLLVGGVLAGLLVALISRIGVEVGARRAERRARGALVSAIAGVTRERVVEPVNEELDRYDFVRTQLARALG